agggATATTCAATGATAAAAAGACTTGAGGACCGAGCTCTTAAGCTAATACCGATTGTGCCTTCTGCACCAAAGGGCTCAGTAAGCTGTTTCCGTAGCTATTATTAATTTTCTCCTCTCTTTCCTTGAGCTATACtgtataaattttggtttgatttgtcAGGTTTCAAAGACCAAACCAATAGTTCGAAGTGGTGCAATTGGTCTTGCTTCTTTTAGAAATACCCCCAAGCATACCTCGATGCTGCTAGGTAATCTTCATTCTAATTATGGTAGTCAGATCAAGCGTGATAGTACTAACAAGCTGGTAGTTCTCAAACCTACGGTCAAAGAATCTGGAGGTCCAAGTCTTATAACCAACAGCCTGGCTGCTGGTTTCCAGATGATCGCTGCTCCATCTGCGCCCTTCATTACTTCTGTGGCTCAAACTCAGAGCAGGAATGCGTTTTATAGtgctttgaagaagaagacatcTACAAACATCTCAATCTCAACTAGCTCTTGCATCCTCTCTTCTGTCGAGGAAAAAGCAGATATCTCTAAGGAGCTTGTAGCTGGTAACCCTTCAAGTGGGCAGGCTGCAGAAAGAAATGATGGTTTTGAACCGGCAGACCTTCCAGATGAAGAAGAGGCTGAGTTCCTTAAATCCCTTGGGTGGGACGAAAAAAATACTGAGGTAGAAGCCCTTACAGACGAGGAAATCCGAGCCTTCTATGAACAGGTACATGAACATAATAACACTCTTACTTCGGTTGCTTTGATTCCCTCTcattgtgtgtgtttttttaacTCATTTGACTTTACATACAGCACAAGGAGGTGAAGCCATTACTGATGAAAAAGCTGCCTATCATTACTGAGGCAACTGAGGCGTAACTCCTAATCCGTGATCTGATTTTGAAGACAGTTTCTTATTTCTCTTTCCTTATTTTTGGTGGTGGAGGAGGCTTTAGTTGCACTATGAGTGTTGTTCTACTTCTTCAGAAAAGCAACAAAATTGAGTATTTGTATATCTTTTGGTCTGAAGATAGAGAGTGGTTTTGTTTGAAAGCTTCCCTAGGTTTCTAATGTTTGATGATAATGACTGCGAAAGAGAAAACTTGTTGGTGGTatgaattaataatttaatggcTTACGGTTTCTGTCTTAAAAATAAGTATTTCATCTTTTGCcgttttcttatttgttttagttattttttccGTATCCGCATGTATATTGATATGTTTTGGTGTACAAGAGAGTGAAACACGGACACTGAAAATCAGTGTACAAACCAAAGCGTTTCAATGGATATTAACATTTATTAATCTACTACACACAATGAATATGTTTGAATGTTTACATATATACTATAGAAAATGACATCTACATGTAGACTTATATTTGACCATTGACGTGTACTATAGAATGTTTGACTGTGCAcatgtatattattttacaaaaatctaCATGTACACCTTACAAACATCCACATGATACTTTTTACAAACATCCTTAGGCTCTATTTAACCTAAGAACACGTCAACTAAACTGTTACACCGTCAATAAAGACTTTCTAACCATGGCAGTCTCTCATACCCTGTGATGAAAGACGCTGTGCCCCCTGTCCAGGGGCGTATCCAAGTTAGTAACTATGGGATCCCATGCACCCATAATATTATTAAGGGCATGACTGGTTACCAGTGACGGAGGCAGAGATGAATTTTACAGGGGTCATAACTAACTTGAGCCCAAGACAGGTGTCAAAAGGAGTGGTTTTAACCATTTTGCCATAACAATTACACTGAAACTAAgcctaaattttaaactttatacatTTCATAGGGGTCAACTGACCCCTCACACCGAAGTTGCTCCGCCACTGCTGGTTACGGTTGCGGGTGCGGGAGTTTGGGGATGTGGGTAGTTGCGGTTTCAAGCGTTATGTAGTGTCTTGTATAACTGGCATAACGTTTGAATTTTTTTGCGTTTGCAAGATATTTGCCACTAGTTATTATTAGATATTAtagcggtttaataataaattattaatataaacatattataacattacaaaaatataaaatacatactattgtgataaaatataatgattatTAATATactatgattaataataatattatatttatttatttatttttaattaattgaaagttataattttaagatatattttttaagatttatattaaaaaatttaaaagaatattttgtttagttttatatatgtgtatatatttatatatgtatgtatattaattttttacaaaattctaatgaatacctagtttaaagtttttgtaaaacaaactatgatattgtttgtgaatttaaattaatatataaagtgtgtatatatttttatttataatattttcatttttaatttttaattttcaaatatttaggaaaaataattttgtatttttttagcCACCCACAACAGCAAACGCTAGTTGGAATTAGCTTTTGATTTTAGGAGGTTCAGAGTGGTTTGAAACAATTTGTAGCGGTTTGTATGATTTTTTTGAAACGCTATTAACCGCTACCaacgcaaaagctgcgtttgtgGGTGGTAGCGGAGAAACCAGTCAGACCCTaatattaaagatttttttaacaaaatattcgGTTAAGATGGTAAAAAACAATGTGTGCACCCATAATATCTTAAGTTTGATTCTTATTTTCtgtctttttcaattttatatcaATAATGCATctagtgaaaaaaaaatctagattcGCCCCTGCCTCTGTCCATTTCCAACTTCTCCGTCGCAGCAGCGTAATCACTGTAATGAAACCATTAGTAAAATTTCTGCAACAAATTTAAACCGAGCAATGTAAAGAAAGAGCGAGATATAACCATTAATCCTTCTGAGTTCTTTACAGAGGGTGATGCATTCTCCAATTTTCATGAGGTACCTCTTCATGAAGAAAATGGTCTGTTCAGTTGTAAACACGTAAATGCTTTCTAGATATTTTCCATTGacactattttatttaaagtatCTAGATGGAGCTGCTAAGGTTTATTTCCTCAAGCCAGGATCCAACATCCTATAAAAGAAAAGGAGCAATTCTCCATATCTAAAAGATCATGAATGGgcacaaagaaacaaacataaaatacataaaggTGAGCATATGACAGAACAAAATCCATCCACAAGAAGCACAAACTCCAAAAAATCCATAAAAAGTGAAGCATATACCACCAAACATCAACAGAATCAATAACTATTTGAAAATTACAACTGAGAAACTACTAAATTCATTATGGTCATAGTGAAAGTTGCCAAATACTCAGAAATGATTTAGCTTTGTTCCAAAATTATTTCACTGAATAGTTTACAAATGGCCAAAGCAAATTAcaaaaaagattgaaacttcacccttttaaaaagtaaaacctTTGAAAAGAAACAACAATGTGGTTAAGCGTGTAACAGTTGTGTTTTGCCCAACGTGGCGAAGAATGATTGTATTTGTAAAAATCGTGAGGTAGAAGACAATGGCAGCGGAGAGGATTTTTTTGCAGTGTTCCATGTGAAGGCGTCGTAGTGAAGGATCCCTAATTTGGCGAGGAGTCAGATGCCGAGAGGAGGTTAAGTACTGAATGGCGGTGAAATGATCGGGGTAGTTAAACTAAGTGATATCGAGCTTGTGGATGACCGAGGAAGCTCAGCCACAGTTGTTTGGGCTTTGATTGCGGTGGAGAGTAGTTTCAACGGCAAGCTGAGGCTCTCGACGATGGATTGCGACCGAGAGAAATTAGACTCACCACAATCAGTTGCAAAAGAGAAACAATATaaggaaagagaaagaggaaaaaATGTGTTGGATGGTAAAGTAAATATTAGTTACATTTCAATTTAATTGGATGAGTGTGTTCATAAGAAAAGAAGGATATCAGGTTTTTGTAGATTGGATAAAGAGAGTCGCGCTGGAAGAATGGAAATGCGTGGGATGAATTGAAAGTGTCTTGACATGTAACTAGATTGTCTTAACATGTAACTAGATTATGGGCggatataattttttgaaaattttaatttttgtattttaatttttgtgtaattatatttgagtttagtattagtttaatttgatataatagtcCTACACTTCTTTCATATCTtttcagcttcctctcgcgagtcAGATAGACTACTCTTCATTAAAACGAGCATAACTTTAGATCTAGCCATCAAATGAACATCAAACTGGTGGAATTGGAAAGATAACTCAAAGATATATCATGTGTAAAAATATAAGCTCAATCGCACTGTTGGAAGACTTCCATCCATGGTAAACTACTGACGCATCTGCATAGCTCTACATCTCAAAAAGTTCCAAAATctccaaaattctccaaaaCAATTCTGAATCTGAAAAGACtctaaaaaaatttccaaacaCATATAATAGACTCTATAAAGGACTTATACCATGGTGTAAAAGAGGTGAAATCATTGTATATTAATTCAACATGCAATTTATGAGAATGAACCACACATGGCACCATGACCTTATAGATTTATTGATGTGTTTTAACATTATATAATCATATGCAGGTTTGCCCGAGTGGTTAAGGGGGAAGACTTAAGTTCTTCTGCACATAAGTGCGCATGGGTTCGAACCCCACAGCCTGCATTTTTATTCAATTTCATATTCAATTTTGATTCAGTTTCATTTTgatagttaaaattttatttttatttatgactCGATAAGATCTTAAGTTAGGAAAAAAAGATTTGGATTTTCTTTATAACTCGATAAGATCtggaataagaaaaaaaagatctgGAATCAGATGCAAGAATCTGTAGAAAAACATAGATCATGAAGGAAGTCAAAAATTATGGTGAGAAAGATGAATTTTCCCAACAACACAACCATACAGACCTATGTTCGACCCCAAAAGTGTATTATAGGTATGTCTGAATTTAAACCAATAATGCTTTCCAATGTTTCATATAAGTGTAGGAGATTCTGTTTGtcagaagaaacagagaagcaTACATCTTTCAAATGTCCATATGCTAAAAACATTTGGAGAACATCATGTATCTCTGATAATATCTAACATCTGTACTACAACATGACTTGAGGAGAAAATTAATGATTGTTTACAGTTTACAACATATAGAAGATTAACTCATTTTCAGGAGATACAATTTTGGTTCCTATGGAAAATATGGAAGAGTCATaacatgctcatctttcactaaaaataaagatattggAAGATTATACTACAATAATCTCAAAATGATGCTGAAGAATGAAGGCACATGAAGAGTTACATCAATGCTCTTTTCAAAATGGAACAACGAGAAGAAAATGTGTAATAAAGAAAAGATGATGACTCAAACCACAAGAAGGATGGATTAAATGCAACATCGATGGATTAGAAATCAAAGCTTGccaagttataaaaaaataaaaagacagaATTTTGTATCACCAGTTTAATCTTCAGAATCAGAACtattcaaacatatatatatatatatatatatatgtgtgtgtgtgtgtgtgtgtttctaACAAAACAAactacattatttttttaatagttattaGATGTTTCATTTGTCAAATATATGTCAGATCTTTTTATAGGTAAATGCGTGGAATAGTTTTTCGGTGAATGATGTTTTATTATCAGATATCTAATTATGTAATCAGAGGAGATGATAAGAAGAGCATTACCCGGAAGCTGGTTGTTGGAGTTAGCAAGACCGAACAGCTCACTGTAGTTACGGAACCGGAATGACTCAAGAGGTATCGGAACAGCCGGTTCGGTGATCTTCTTGAAAGAGGTAGTGTCGTTAAACAGAATCAATAGAGAAGAGTCTGACATACGGTAGTTCTGGTTACATCGTGTAACTTCAAAACCGGTTAGAGAGTAGACCGAGTTTGCTTCCAATTAGGCTGATGTGTTGCGAGACGGTTGACATTCACAGTACCCGTCATCATGGTCGACTGGAAATGAAACAGAACACAGATATTAACAAATCGAAGAAAAAAGAATTTTCGGCTGATACGATTAAACATATAACTATCTAACCAATCTAATCTCAAGTCAGAGAAGATGCGTGAAGATGCAAACCGGAAAATTTACTCAAACAGTGAAAACAAACAACATTTCCACAGCAACAACCCAAAATAGAAATCTGTCGGTGTGAAATAAAAAACAGATTACTACAAACACACACTGATAATTCTATCATGGATTCGAGATGGCTTATAGGATATGAGCATTCAATCGGTAAAACTGAACAAAAGACggttttaaaacaaaacctGAGAATCAACCAACAGCATGTCGACGCCCATGAGCTCTCCACCACGGCGGACGTTTTTGGCCTCCCAGAAGCGGAGTAAGCGCACTTCGACGGTGGAGGAGGAACGGCCGAACTGGAGACTGGAGAGAAGAACCAAAACTTTAGCCATAGCGATTTTTTTTAAGAGTAACGAAACGAATGAGAATTAGCAAGCTTACCTTCTTATAGTTGACTCCATCGCCATCAGCAATTAAGAGCTCGGATTGAATCTACATAGTGGCTGATCGCTTAATGAGAGGTTTAAAGCGGATTGTTCGGTTTCTGAGATCGGGAGAGGAAGGAGACGATACGTCGACGGCGCTCTGGGTACGCGAGGACAAAGGGTTTCTGCTAACCTAATCAAAACGCAGCGTATGATATAAATGGTGATGGGTCATGACGGAAAGGCCCAACGAATCCGAAAAACCCAATTGACACAAACGTAAATGATGCTATGCGTTCTGTGTGGGAGGACACATGTCGCAAGCTGTTTTACCTATTTTTTGTGCTGTCTCGATGAGAAGAGAGTTcccttttctttatatatatatataaagtctATGAGACTATGGTGGTTAATTTATTAAGATGTGTTGAAAGATATatgatatcttgtgtttttaataggttttatcattcatttatcatgcattttgatcatctaggatagcatttagacttgtttagtttgcattgcattgcatttgttcttatcaggtgatggagatgccaaatggtgactttggagcaatTGGAGGTGGATTGGAGGCAAGATTGGTGTTTTTCGAGTTCATGGTGTGATGactaagtgtcccagcggcttcatgtgacaggcagcggcattttgacctcgcaggaagccgatgcacatcacccagcggcctagcgtcacccagcggcctggcgtcctgacgagaagccggtgcagaAGTTCAGCTGAAAATTCTAAGTGTTGGAGCGGCTTTTGGTGCAGCGGCTTCGCCTAGCCGCTGGGAAAAACCAGTGCTCCCTGCCCGACTTCGAGATGTTGCAGCGGCTTGGTGAAcgtgacgagaagccggtgtgCATATCCCAGCGGGTTTCTGCACCCCTCAACGGCTTTTAGTCATCGCCAAAAGGCAGTTGCGACCATTTTCATAGTTAGCATTTGAGAGTTAATCAGActtgtttttactcttttatccttatgtttctagctactataaatactttgtagacctaatctttgtaatcatcttaATTTCTCCTAAGAAACAAAAACCATTTTGGTGAAAGCTCTTTCCTTTAAAGAAAAtcatcatcttgttcttgtgtttttgagtgattttaagttcctttcttcctttctttacaTGATTAAGCTTAAATCTCTCATgagtttaagaggaatcatggtgattagtgagtagtccacttttggattcatgggttagggagactaagggtgattaagctagatctaaggtgtttaggtaTAGATCTTTCTATTTCCTTGCTTGTAGAGTGTCCttaatgcatcttttgagttggcctctcaaaagttgagctttagacatttcccacccacaaggtgtttgatgaaatgtctgagccaactctcctaagcttttaacacactttgccaaagagatttgttgttaaaggtgttaagatggctagtagacttgattttaatgattgcttttatgacattcaaccaaagagatttgatgcttgagtcatcttagcaaatgagcatccttctagagatagagtttgtttaggattgtgtctaggcctaaggttaatagattgattgaaagttgCCACCTTTAGTtcaaaacttgatcacccaaggtctaatcccttatcccatgagttctctcatctcataatcaaagaaaggtTATTGTTTTATTGCATTTCAGTATTGCTCTAGGTTAAAACTCGTTTCACTTTTggtttgcacttagattaagcatggatttgtattctcagtgcattgaaatcacctaggattggttcgataatcttttatactactgcatttgatagggacccgaaaagtcctgttatcaaattggcgccgttgccaagttctattgtgattttgacattgggatttagtcatttgcttgagactaagtcatttttcttattattgtgatattggctctgctttttcctttttctttttcatttcaggtgtatgaacttgagaagtagagggactacaaacctcactcctctagtaccagacatccgggctttggaaagagagaatacaagaagaaggagagaagaggagcaacaggctcatttcaacagattgggttttgatatggctcaccaTCAGAACCAGAATCAAGATGGGGAGATCCCTTTGGGAGCTGcccaagagggaaatggtcaaggagctgccaaccttcgaccacaacacccacagcgccaagctcgcgccattggaacctatgatcgccctcacattcatggtcataggttgggaatcagagcaccacctgtggagaacaacaacttcgagatcaagtcagggctactcaacaccattgagcacaacaagtttcatggcctgGCAGCTGAAGATCCTATTGATCATTTGTACAAGTTTGATCAGTATTGTAGTTTGTCCAAGACAAATGGTGTCTCTGAAGATGCATTCAAGCTGAAGTTGTTTCCCTTCTCTTTGGGAGACAAGGCACATCAGTGGGAGAGGTCTGTCCCAAGTGAcactatcaccacttgggagggatgtaaggaagccttcttggagaaattcttctctacctcaaggacAGCTAAGATAAGGAACGAGATTTCTGGTTTCCAGCAGAAGAATCTAGAGAGCTTCAATGAGGcatgggagagattcaaggactaccaagctcagtgtcctcatcatggtttcagcaaggagagcttgcttagcactttctacagaggagttctcccatcttgcagaaacaggcttgacactgctagtaatggtttcttcttgggcagaACGGTGGAGGATGCAGAGGAActggtggagaacatggcaaagAGTGACTCAGTCTACAATGAGGAGTATGATAGAGCCAACAGAGGGGATGACCAGCAGACAAGGAGAGATATCAAGTctttgcaagacaagttggacttggttctttcaaaccaatccaagaaggagcaggttagctttgttggtgatcctagtcaagaggttcctcctaaggtgaatgaagttgatggtttagaagggcaagaagagctttgcttcatcaacaacaatggtacatgGTACAGAAAGgagcccaactttcagtacaacaactaccagcaaaGACCTTATTCCAACAACCAACAAGGTGGTTACCAGCCTAGGAACAACCAACAAGGAAGCCATCAACCTCAGCAAAACCCTCCTCCTGGTTTCTCCAATAAAGGAAACCAGTCTACTCAAGCCCAAGGAAGTTCTTCTCAACCTAAGGCTCAAGACACAAGTGTGGAATCAATGTTCAAGCAACTACTTGAAGCTCAATCAAGAAATGAGAAGCAAATTGGTTATGAGTTGAAGAACATCCACtcaaagattgatgggagctacaatgagctcaacaacaagttcagagctttggagaatcagtttgcctCTATGAGTTCTAACTCCAATCGCCAACAAGGAACTCTTCCCGGAAAGCCTGAGCAAAACCCAAAGGAGACAATGAAAGCAATCACTCTAAGGAGTGGCAAAGAGTTGCCTTCAAGAGTTCTCACCAAGGATGATGAGAAACAAAGTGGGGAGGTggccatcaacatagatgatgaTGTGGTGATTGTAGATGAGAAGACCAATGATGAGATCTTGGAAAAGATAGTAGAAGCTAAGGGTAAAGGGAagattggagaagagaagaaaacagtGAAACACGGTGAAGTTGCTACTCCATCAAAAGAATCTTCTTTTATCCCTCCTCCTTATGAACCCAAGCTCCCATTTCCTGGAAGATTCAAGAGGCAACTGTTGGAGAAGTACAAGGCACTCTTTGAGAAACAAATGAGTGAAGTTCAGGTCACAATGCctatcattgatgctttcatgctggttCCTCAATACAACAAGTTCTTGAAAGATGCTGTAGCcgcaaagaagaaagaaatggaaGGCATGATGATCCTTACTCATGAGTGTAGTGCAATCATCCAGAGATTGAACATACCAAAGAAGCTAGaagatccaggatgcttcacactcccttgTGCCATTGGTCCTATAGAGTTTGAGAAGTGTCTTTGCGATCTTGGGGCTAGTGTCAGTCTCATGCCTTTGTCAGTTGCGAAAAGACTTGGAttcactcagtacaagaagtgCAGACTTTCATTGGTATTGGCTGATCGATCAGTGAAGTTCCCTGTTGGTATCTTAGAAGATCTCCCAGTGATGGTTGGAAATTGTGAGATTCCTACAGACTTTGTGGTGCTTGAGATGGATGAGGAGGCTAGAGACCCTTTGATCCTTGGTAgaccattcttagctacagcaggagctataGTGAATGTAAAAGAAGGAAAGATTGATCTCCATCTGGGCAAAGGGCATgttctccactttgacatcaaggagatgatgaagaagccaACTGTGCAAAACCAAGCCTTCTACATAGAGGAAATGGAAGCTCTAGCTGATGAACTTCT
This genomic stretch from Raphanus sativus cultivar WK10039 chromosome 3, ASM80110v3, whole genome shotgun sequence harbors:
- the LOC108845029 gene encoding uncharacterized protein LOC108845029, which translates into the protein MEKREPSFVPEWLRSSGNGSGVGNKNQNSDSSLTHDSKSRNPRTKTDVDSVRSPILDRSYSTDAPRRFGNRSTKNAYRNFNSQKRGKDRRMEKDRPSSIDLWDRDSRFPSGTILNGRNQQPFRRSNSMTTRKHDDHLGQGFSKDFPQLKTEEKKEGGMTDLSLAVKSLSVGDSRMNAGEGWTSAPAEIPNVTEKSGSYSVVTSNTIMGQTHNMAEALSQPPRTGTLPQGYSMIKRLEDRALKLIPIVPSAPKGSVSKTKPIVRSGAIGLASFRNTPKHTSMLLGNLHSNYGSQIKRDSTNKLVVLKPTVKESGGPSLITNSLAAGFQMIAAPSAPFITSVAQTQSRNAFYSALKKKTSTNISISTSSCILSSVEEKADISKELVAGNPSSGQAAERNDGFEPADLPDEEEAEFLKSLGWDEKNTEVEALTDEEIRAFYEQHKEVKPLLMKKLPIITEATEA